One Dioscorea cayenensis subsp. rotundata cultivar TDr96_F1 chromosome 15, TDr96_F1_v2_PseudoChromosome.rev07_lg8_w22 25.fasta, whole genome shotgun sequence genomic region harbors:
- the LOC120276973 gene encoding uncharacterized protein LOC120276973 encodes MPMPMPLGTTTLPPKLPWPHLSRQSRTLSLVTRCESSGGHAELQIGSPVIIVEAPAALKTAAYMPSLRVNTGQIKTGDVGRIVARKLKDVWAVRLAIGTYLLDGKHFKPLEIDE; translated from the exons ATGCCAATGCCAATGCCTCTTGGCACTACAACTCTGCCTCCCAAGCTTCCCTGGCCTCATCTAAGCAGGCAATCCAGGACTCTGAGTTTAGTCACAAGATGTGAATCTTCAGGTGGACATGCAGAGCTTCAAATAGGCTCTCCGGTCATCATCGTCGAAGCACCAGCGGCATTAAAGACCGCGGCGTACATGCCTTCACTGAGAGTAAACACTGGTCAGATCAAGACCGGAGATGTGGGAAG gattgttGCAAGAAAACTGAAAGATGTATGGGCGGTTCGTTTAGCAATTGGGACGTATCTTTTAGATGGCAAGCATTTTAAGCCATTAGAGATTGATGAATGA
- the LOC120277623 gene encoding syntaxin-132-like: protein MQECEIGFFGILFSFIVIETNLSGAQSRRCFCPTVILDMQLSAIMSSFVTGNRADEETIDRLIETGNSKQIFQKAIQEQGHGQLKSFPSDCRRPEERERDGGRGARGGGRKERVYGKREKERRGRGAAGVRGGGRPPCPPSPSGPALAEIQERHDAVKEIERKLLELQQIFVDMAVLVEAQGDMLDNIESQVSSAVNYVQTGSAALQKAKKLRKNSCKWMCIAIFILLAIVVIIVVAVLKPWSKN, encoded by the exons ATGCAAGAGTGTGAGATAGGGTTCTTTGGaatcttattttcatttattgtcATTGAGACCAACCTCAGCGGAGCCCAATCTAGAAG ATGCTTCTGCCCTACTGTTATTCTTGATATGCAGTTATCTGCAATCATGTCTAGTTTTG TTACTGGTAACCGAGCTGATGAAGAG ACGATTGATCGGTTGATAGAGACTGGAAATAGCAAACAAATATTCCAGAAAGCCATTCAGGAACAAGGGCATGGCCAG TTAAAATCATTTCCTTCTGATTGCAG GAGGccggaagagagagagagagacggcGGGCGAGGGGCAAGGGGGGGCGGCCGGAAAGAGAGAGTCTATGGAAAaagggagaaagagagaaggggGAGGGGGGCCGCAGGCGTCAGGGGGGGCGGCCGCCCCCCTTGCCCCCCCTCTCCCTCCGGCCCTGCCCTTGCAGAAATCCAGGAGCGGCATGATGCTGTTAAAGAAATAGAGAGAAAGCTTCTCGAGCTTCAGCAG ATTTTTGTTGACATGGCTGTGTTGGTTGAGGCACAAGGTGACATGCTGGATAACATTGAATCTCAG GTTTCTAGTGCTGTGAACTATGTACAGACCGGTTCAGCTGCTCTTCAGAAAGCAAAGAAACTACGGAAGAACTCGTGCAAGTGGATGTGCATAGCCATATTTATCCTACTGGCAATAGTTGTCATCATTGTTGTTGCTGTGCTTAAACCATGGAGCAAGAATTGA
- the LOC120277502 gene encoding uncharacterized protein LOC120277502, translated as MFSIKLMPMPMPLGTTTLPPELPWPHLNRQSRTLSLVTRCQSSGGHAELQIGSPIIIVEAPVALKTAAYMPSLRINTGQIKTGDVGRTFGTFGMFVAIKLIVNNVIFVFSTLPIISRQSIIHNGFYRLYKRKANFVLGY; from the exons ATGTTCTCCATCAAACTCATGCCAATGCCAATGCCTCTTGGCACTACAACTCTGCCTCCCGAGCTTCCCTGGCCTCATCTAAACAGGCAATCCAGGACTCTGAGTTTAGTCACAAGATGCCAATCTTCAGGTGGACATGCAGAGCTTCAAATAGGCTCTCCGATCATCATCGTCGAAGCACCAGTGGCATTAAAGACCGCGGCGTACATGCCTTCACTGAGAATTAACACCGGTCAAATCAAGACTGGAGATGTGGGAAG GACTTTTGGGACTTTTGGAATGTTTGTTGCCATTAAGCTCATTGTGAATAACgtaatatttgtattttcaacATTGCCTATAATTTCCAGACAATCCATCATCCATAATGGTTTTTACCGCTTGTACAAACGAAAGGCAAACTTTGTGCTTGGTTATTAA
- the LOC120277503 gene encoding syntaxin-132-like, producing MNNLLTDSFELPRGQDSREGDIELGMQGPNPGDTSLDGFFKQVQVIEKQIEKLSKLSTKLQNAHEESKAVTKASAMKGIKQRMEKDIDEVGKIALAAKSKLEELDRDNLNSRQKPGCGKGSSVDRSRTATTVALKKKLKERMSEFQELREMIQQEYREVVERRVFTVTGNRADEETIDRLIETGNSEQIFQKAIQEQGRGQVMDTLAEIQERHDAVKEIERKLLELQQIFVDMAVLVEAQGDMLDNIESQVSSAVNYVQTGSAALQKAKKLQKNSRKWMCIAIFILLAIVIIIVVAVLKPWSKN from the exons ATGAATAACCTTCTCACG GATTCATTTGAACTCCCACGTGGACAAGATTCAAGAGAAGGAGATATTGAATTAGGAATGCAAGGCCCGAATCCTGGAGACACAAGTTTAGATGGTTTCTTCAAGCAG GTTCAAGTAATTGAGAAACAAATCGAGAAGTTGTCCAAATTATCAACAAAACTTCAG AATGCACATGAGGAGTCAAAGGCGGTTACAAAGGCATCTGCTATGAAAG GAATCAAACAACGCATGGAGAAAGACATTGATGAAGTGGGAAAGATTGCATTAGCTGCCAAATCAAAACTTGAAGAACTAGATAGAGAT AATTTGAATAGTAGGCAGAAGCCAGGATGTGGGAAGGGCTCCAGTGTGGACCGATCCAGAACTGCTACGACAGT TGCCTTGAAGAAGAAGTTGAAAGAGAGAATGTCTGAGTTCCAG GAATTACGGGAAATGATACAGCAGGAATATCGGGAGGTTGTAGAGAGAAGGGTATTTACAG TTACTGGTAACCGAGCTGATGAAGAG ACTATTGATCGGTTGATAGAGACTGGAAATAGCGAACAAATATTTCAGAAAGCCATTCAGGAACAAGGGCGTGGCCAG GTAATGGATACCCTTGCAGAAATCCAGGAGCGGCATGATGCTGTTAAAGAAATAGAGAGAAAGCTTCTCGAGCTTCAGCAG ATTTTTGTTGACATGGCTGTGTTGGTTGAGGCACAAGGTGACATGCTGGATAACATTGAATCTCAG GTTTCTAGTGCTGTGAACTATGTACAGACTGGTTCAGCTGCTCTTCAGAAGGCAAAGAAACTACAAAAGAACTCGCGCAAGTGGATGTGCATAGCCATATTTATCCTACTGGCAATAGTTATCATCATTGTTGTTGCTGTGCTTAAACCATGGAGCAAGAATTGA